A segment of the Ruegeria sp. AD91A genome:
GGCTCTTTCGCTGCTGAAGGACGCTCGGATGCAACCCACTGTCAGCTTTTTCAGCAGCTTCAACATCAATGATCTGTGGTTTCTGGCCGAAGCCGCCCTGCGGACACTCTGGATTTCAGTTCTGTCAATAACCATCGGAACGTTTCTTGGAGTGGTGTGCGGGTGGATCCTTTACGAAGGCAAACTGGCAGCCACCCTGACAGTGGCCCCGTTTCTGGACATTTTTCGTTCGGTGCCGTTGATCATCCAACTGGTGCTGTTCTACAACTTTGCGCCCATTGTCGGGCTTAACCTAGACCCGTTTGCCTCGGGCGTGGTGATCCTGTCGATCTACACTGCGGCTTTGGTTGCGAATGTCGCGCGCGGCGGGATCGAGGCCGTCGGCGCGCCGATGCGCCGTGCCGCGCGCAGTCTGGGCATGACCTATTGGCAGGACTTGCGCTATGTCGTCTTCCCTATCGGCGGACGCGCAGTGTTCCCGGCATGGGTCGGTGTTGCACTGGGTGTGATGAAGGACAGCGCATTGGTGTCGGTATTGGGCTACGTCGAATTGCTCAAGGCTAGCCAGATCCTGATCACCCGAACGCAGGAACCCTTCTTGATCCTGACAATCGCGGGCGCGTTCTACTTCGCGCTCAGCTATCCAATTTCGCGCTATTCCGCGTCTCTTGAAAAAAGGTGGGCCCAATGATCGAAATTCGCGACCTGCACAAGTATTTCGGCGCGCTGCATGTGCTGAAAGGTATCGATCTGGATGTGCAGAAAGGTGAGGTCCTGTCGGTGATCGGCGCGTCGGGTTCCGGCAAATCGACCCTTCTCTATTGCATCAACGGGCTGGAACTGATCCAGCAAGGCTCGGTCAGGGTCGATGGCACCGATGTTCATGCGAAGGGCACCGACATCAACAAGCTGCGCACAAAGCTGGGGATGGTATTTCAGCAATGGAACAGCTTTCCCCACCTGACAGCGCTGGAAAACGTCGCGCTCGCCCCCAAAATCGTCAAAAGATTGTCAAAGCAAGAGGCCCGTGATGTCGCGGCCAAACAACTGACCCACGTCGGCTTGGGCGAAAAGCTCAACGCCTACCCCTCGGCCCTGTCCGGCGGCCAGCAACAGCGTCTGGCCATCGCCCGCGCGCTGGCGATGGAACCGGAATACATGCTGTTTGATGAGGCGACGTCGGCGCTGGATCCCGAACTGGTGGGCGAGGTTCTCGACACGATGCGCCTTTTGGCCGAAGAAGGGATGACCATGATCTGTGTCACGCACGAGATGGGTTTCGCACGCGATGTATCGGACCGGGTTGCTTATTTCCATCGGGGTGTGATGGAAGAGATTGGCCCACCCGGGCAAGTATTCGGTGATGCGCAATCCGAAAACACCCGTAAGTTCCTGGCCAATGTGCGCTAAGTGCACCGGTCCCCTGAAACAACGAGGAAGATCAACTTCATGTCCAAGAATATCTTCACCGGCACCATGCCAGCCCTGATGACCCCCTGCAAAGCCGACCGGACACCGGATTTCGATGCTCTGGTCAAAAAGGGCAAGGAAATGATCGAGGCAGGCATGTCGGCCGTCGTGTATTGCGGCTCTATGGGCGACTGGCCGTTGCTGTCAGTTGCCGAACGCATGCAAGGCGTCGAACGCTTGATCGAGGCAGGCCTGCCCGTTGTCGTCGGCACAGGTGCGATAAACTCGAAATCTGCCGTGGCCTTGGCTGCGCATGCGCAAAAGGTCGGCGCGGCAGGGCTTATGGTCATCCCACGTGTGCTGTCGCGCGGATCGTCCATCGCGGCACAGCGTAACCACTTCAAGGCAA
Coding sequences within it:
- a CDS encoding amino acid ABC transporter permease, which encodes MQPTVSFFSSFNINDLWFLAEAALRTLWISVLSITIGTFLGVVCGWILYEGKLAATLTVAPFLDIFRSVPLIIQLVLFYNFAPIVGLNLDPFASGVVILSIYTAALVANVARGGIEAVGAPMRRAARSLGMTYWQDLRYVVFPIGGRAVFPAWVGVALGVMKDSALVSVLGYVELLKASQILITRTQEPFLILTIAGAFYFALSYPISRYSASLEKRWAQ
- a CDS encoding amino acid ABC transporter ATP-binding protein codes for the protein MIEIRDLHKYFGALHVLKGIDLDVQKGEVLSVIGASGSGKSTLLYCINGLELIQQGSVRVDGTDVHAKGTDINKLRTKLGMVFQQWNSFPHLTALENVALAPKIVKRLSKQEARDVAAKQLTHVGLGEKLNAYPSALSGGQQQRLAIARALAMEPEYMLFDEATSALDPELVGEVLDTMRLLAEEGMTMICVTHEMGFARDVSDRVAYFHRGVMEEIGPPGQVFGDAQSENTRKFLANVR